The Acidobacteriota bacterium genome window below encodes:
- a CDS encoding fasciclin domain-containing protein — MAILTLGLSVAVSASDHPKQDVVDIAASNSDFSTLVAAVKAAGLVDTLKGDGPFTVFAPTNAAFEKLPQGTVEMLLKPENKEKLISILTYHVVPGKVTASQVVTLSNAKTVNGGEIDIQVSNGSVMVDKAKVVKTDIMASNGVIHVIDSVILPQN; from the coding sequence ATGGCTATTTTGACCCTGGGCCTGAGCGTGGCCGTGTCGGCTTCCGACCACCCCAAGCAGGACGTGGTTGATATCGCCGCTTCCAACTCCGACTTCAGCACCCTGGTGGCAGCCGTCAAGGCCGCCGGACTGGTCGATACGCTCAAAGGCGACGGTCCTTTCACGGTCTTCGCCCCCACCAACGCGGCTTTCGAAAAGTTGCCCCAAGGCACTGTGGAAATGCTGCTCAAGCCCGAGAACAAGGAGAAGCTGATCTCCATCCTCACCTATCACGTGGTGCCCGGAAAGGTGACGGCCTCCCAGGTGGTTACCTTGAGCAACGCCAAGACCGTCAATGGAGGGGAAATCGACATCCAGGTTTCCAACGGCTCCGTCATGGTCGACAAGGCCAAGGTCGTCAAAACTGACATCATGGCTTCCAATGGCGTCATCCACGTCATCGACTCGGTCATCTTGCCTCAGAACTGA
- a CDS encoding transcriptional repressor, translating to MTDRKAISEQLGVFSTYLRDRGLKMTRQREVVVTAFLKEEGHLSADELFTIVRKVDSKIGLATVFRTLKTLTDCGLAREIDLGDGRARFEHDYKQPHHHHLICEKCQTAIEFSSPEFERLQEKIISQYEFKPTRHKLQIFGVCKRCQEEEGVKPQVYDSDLVFARDALRIAMATEERGINFYSTAAEVVSDEATRSAFLEMLEEEKSHLRGLEKEWDKLVRQHKDVLQAPVFLHFDFDALDDIFPSRHNAKKKLDREMTSQEALKIAMDMEMEAHNFFKQYAERFNDTRGRDIFVKFADEEQEHYDIIKQEYERLKATA from the coding sequence ATGACCGACAGAAAAGCCATTTCAGAGCAATTGGGGGTCTTTTCCACCTACTTGCGGGACCGCGGGCTCAAGATGACTCGGCAAAGAGAGGTGGTCGTCACCGCGTTCCTCAAGGAGGAGGGGCATCTCAGCGCCGACGAGCTCTTCACCATCGTGCGCAAGGTGGACTCCAAGATCGGCTTGGCCACCGTTTTCCGCACCCTGAAGACTCTGACCGATTGCGGGCTGGCCCGGGAGATCGACTTGGGCGATGGGCGGGCGCGCTTTGAACACGATTACAAACAGCCCCATCACCACCACCTGATCTGCGAAAAGTGTCAGACCGCCATCGAGTTCTCCAGTCCCGAGTTCGAGCGCCTGCAAGAAAAGATCATCTCTCAGTACGAGTTCAAGCCGACACGCCACAAGCTGCAGATCTTCGGGGTGTGCAAGCGCTGCCAGGAAGAGGAAGGGGTCAAGCCGCAGGTCTATGATTCGGACTTGGTGTTCGCCCGCGACGCCCTGCGCATCGCCATGGCCACCGAGGAGCGCGGAATCAACTTTTACAGCACGGCCGCCGAGGTTGTGAGCGATGAGGCCACACGCAGCGCTTTTTTGGAGATGCTGGAAGAGGAAAAGAGCCATCTGAGGGGGCTGGAAAAAGAGTGGGACAAGCTGGTCCGCCAACACAAGGACGTCTTGCAGGCTCCCGTCTTTCTCCATTTCGACTTTGACGCCCTCGACGACATCTTCCCTTCCCGCCACAACGCCAAGAAGAAACTGGACCGCGAAATGACCTCCCAAGAGGCGCTGAAGATCGCCATGGACATGGAGATGGAGGCCCACAACTTCTTCAAGCAGTACGCCGAGCGCTTCAACGATACCCGGGGACGGGACATCTTCGTCAAGTTCGCGGACGAAGAGCAGGAACACTACGACATCATCAAGCAGGAATACGAGCGGCTGAAGGCGACCGCCTGA